The Sulfuricystis thermophila genome segment GATCAGCCGTTGCGCGAAGGATTGCATGGAGGAATGGAGCGGGTGAAGGGAATCGAACCCTCGTATGCAGCTTGGGAAGCTGCCGTTCTACCATTGAACTACACCCGCGAAAGGAGCCGCAGAATCTGGCGAAGATTATAATGCATCGTCTTTGCGCGCACAGGTCGCCGCGGCCGCGGCGCGTGTTGCGTATCAACGGATGACATCTTGGAACCCACGCCCCTTCTTTCCCTGATCGCCAGCGACATGCAGGCGGTGGATGCGGTGATCCGCAGGCGTCTTCATTCCGACGTACCGCTGGTCCGTCAAATCGCCGAATACATCATCGCCGGCGGTGGCAAGCGGCTGCGGCCGGCGTTGCTGCTGCTCGTCGCCGGCGCCGTCGGTTATCGGGGGACACATCACCACGAGCTGGCTGCGGTCGTCGAGTTCATCCATACCGCCACGCTGCTGCACGACGACGTCGTGGACGAATCGACCCTGCGGCGCGGCAAAGAGACGGCCAATGCCCATTTCGGCAACGCCGCAAGCGTGCTGGTCGGCGATTTCCTCTACTCAAGGGCCTTCCAGATGATGGTCGGCGTGGGCCAAATGCGCGTGATGGAGGTGCTCGCCGATGCGACCAACATCATCGCCGAAGGCGAGGTGCTGCAGCTGATGAACTGCCACAACGCCGACCTCTCCGTCGACGACTACTTGCAGGTGGTGCGTTACAAAACCGCCAAGCTGTTCGAGGCCTCGGCGCGACTCGGCGCGATTCTCGGCGCGGCGGAGCCAGCCCTGGAGGAAGGTCTGGCCGCCTATGGCATGCACCTGGGCACCGCCTTCCAGATCGTCGACGACGTGCTCGATTACTCGGGTCAGGAAGAAGAGCTCGGCAAGAGTCTCGGCGACGACCTCGCCGAAGGCAAACCGACCCTGCCGCTGATCCACGTGATGCAAAACGGCAATGCCGAGCAGGCGGCCGTGGTGCGCGGCGCGCTCGAACACGGCGGGCGCGAGGCTTTTCCCGCGGTCATCCGCGCGGTCAGGGAAACCGGGGCGCTCGACGCCGCCCTGGAAGTGGCGCGTGGCGAAATCGCCCTGGCGGGTGAAGCGCTCGCATCGCTTCCCCATAGCCAATATCGGGAGGCTTTGCTACAATTGGCGTCTTTCGCGGTGGCCAGACGTTATTGACCGGTCTGGCCCGGCAACGGTCATCGGGGTGTAGCTCAGCCTGGTAGAGTACTGCGTTCGGGACGCAGGAGTCGGAGGTTCGAATCCTCTCACCCCGACCAATTCCACTGAATTTGCTTATCATGCGACACAGAGCGACGCGATGACGCGTTGCCCTGCCGGATGACCTGATGATCATCCGTTTCGCCAAGGAATTGGACGCCCCTCAATGTCGAAACTGTTGCTGCTGCTCGCCATCCTCGCCTTCGTCGTCTGGTTGCTGGTGCGCCAACGCAAGGCCGATACCCACAGGGAGGCACCTAAGCCCCGCCCTGCCGAAAAGATGGTGATCTGCGCCCACTGTGGCGTACATCTGCCGGAAAGCGAGGCGGTGAGCTTCGAGGGGCGCCATTATTGCTCTGCGGAACACCGGCAGCAGGGGCCTGCCGCCTGAGAATGGCCCGCACGCCATCTGCCATCCAGGATCTCAACAACCAGGCCCGCTGGCGGCTGCTGAGCTATTTCTCCTGGTACCGGCTCATCGTCGCCGGTTTCTTCTTCGGCGTCATGCTGCTCTCCAGTCGGCCGCTCAACATCGGCTCCCAGGAGCCGCGTTTATTCCTGTGGACGAGCGGCATTTATGTGATCCTGTCGATCGTGGCCCTCGTCGGAGAGACCCGCTGGCGAAAAGCCTTCGATCTGCAACTGAGTGCGCAGGTCATGGCGGACATCATCTGTCTGACCCTGATGTTGTATGCCAGTGGCGGCGCGAAGAGCGGCATGGCGATGATGTTGATCGTCGTTCTGGTCGGCGCGGCGTTGGTCGGGCAAGGGCGGCTGGTGCTGTTCTATGCCGCAGCGGCCAGCCTCCTGCTGCTCGCGGAACAGGCTTGGCGCGTCGCTTTCCTGCAAGGGGATGCCGGTGATTTCTTTTACACCGGACTCACTTGCATCGGCCTGTTCGGTTCGGCGATCGCCGCGCGTCTGCTGGCCAACCGGATGATCGCCAACGAGGAGCTGGCGCGCCGTCGCGGCATCGAACTCGCCGATCAGCTGCGCATCAACGAGCGCGTGATCCGCGACATGCAGGATGGCGTGCTGGTCGTCGATGTCGAGGGCAGCGTGCGACAGTGCAATCCGCGCGCCCGTGCTCTGTTGGGATGCACCCTTGCCCATCCCCGCTCGCTGGAAGATTTTTCGCCCCTGCTCGCCGAGGAGTTTCGTTTACGCAAGACGCGTGGCATCGAATCCGAGCGAGTGATACAGGTGCCCTGGACCGGGCGCGATGTGCGCGTGCGCTTCCTGCCGCCGGGCGAAGGCGGCAATGCGTTGATCTTCGTCGAAGATGTCGGCCGGCTGCAACAGGAAGCACGGCAGGTCAAACTCGCCGCACTCGGCCGCCTGACCGCAAACCTCGCCCATGAAATCCGCAATCCGTTGTCGGCGATCAGCCATGCCGCCGAATTGCTGGCCGACGAACCACCGGGCAAGGGGGTCGAGCGGCTGACGCGCATCATCATCGACAATGCGCAGCGGCTGAATCGTCTGGTCTCCGAGGTGGTCGAGCTGGGCCGGCGCGATCGCGTCAATCCCGAAACGATCGAGCTCGGCGAATTCTTCCGTCATTACCTCGACGAGCGCTCGTTGCAGGATGCAGGCAGCGCCGAACGCATTGCGATCGAAGTCCCTGCCGGCCGGTTCGTGCGTTTCGACCGTGGTCATCTGCACCGCATCATCGCCAACCTGCTCGACAATGCACTGCGCTATGCCAGCCAGTCACGGGGCGCCGTGCGCGTCTGGTTTGAGGAAAGCCCCGCCCAGGACCGTCTGAGCCTACACATCGTCGATGACGGCAAGGGAATCGACGAGACCGAGCGCGATCGCGTTTTCGAACCGTTTTTCACCACGCGCTCGAGCGGCACCGGGCTGGGCCTGTATATCGCCCGTGAGCTGTGCGAGGCGAACGGCGCACGCCTGTTCCTGCTCGAGAATGCCCCGGGAGCGCATTTCTGCATATCATTTGCGCCATTCCGTAATGAAACGGCCGAAACGAGTGTGCAAGCATGACGCCAAGAGTGCTGATCGTCGACGACGAAGCAGACATCCGCGAGTTGCTCGACATGACCTTGGCACGCATGGGGCTCGAATGCGATAGTGCCGCCAGCGTCGCCGAGGCCAAACGGCTGTTGCGCGAACGAGCCTATCAGCTGTGTCTGACCGACATGCGCATGCCCGATGGCGATGGCCTGGAACTGGTCCGCGAGATCGAGGCCCACTACCCGACGTTGCCGGTGGCGGTGATCACGGCGCATGGCAGCACCGAAAATGCCGTCGCGGCGCTGAAGGCCGGCGCCTTCGACTATCTCGCCAAGCCGGTGTCACTCGCCCAGTTGCGCACGCTGGTCAAATCCGCCCTTGCCGTCCCCGAAAGCAAGGCTGGCACTGTGGCACGCTGCCAGGAACTGCTTGGTCGCTCGCCGCCGATCGTCCAAGTGCGCGAGCTGATCGCCAAGGTGGCGAAGAGCGAAGCGCCCGTCTATATCTCGGGGGAATCCGGCAGTGGCAAGGAGCTTGCAGCCCGGCTGATCCACCAGGGCAGCCGGCGGCGTGACGAGCCGTTCATCGCGGTCAACTGCGGCGCGATCCCGGAAAACCTGATGGAAAGCGAATTCTTCGGTTATCGCAAGGGGGCATTCACGGGCGCCGACAGCGAGCGTGAAGGTTTCTTCCAGGCAGCCGATGGCGGCACGCTGTTCCTCGACGAAGTCGCCGACCTGCCCTTGCCGATGCAGGTAAAGCTGCTGCGCGCGATCCAGGAAAAGCATGTGCGGCGTGTCGGCGCGACGACCGAAGAGCCGGTCAATGTGCGCATCATCTGCGCAACGCATCAGGATTTGCGCCAGCTGATGGAAGCAGGGCGCTTCCGTCAGGATCTGTTCTTCCGGCTCAACGTGATCGAGATCCATATGCCGGCCTTGCGTGAATGCCGCGAGGATGTAGCCGAATTCGCGCAGCGCATCCTGGAAAGACTTGCCACCGCCAGTGGCTTGCCAGTGCCACGACTCACTTCCCAAGCAATGGCTGCACTGATGGCCTATGACTTTCCCGGCAATGTGCGCGAGCTCGAGAACATCCTCGAACGGGCGCTCGCTTTGCATGGCGGCGACGTCATCGACAGCGAAGATCTGCAATTGCAACCGCCGAAAGTCGGCGGTGCCGAGACGGCTGGCATCGGCGGCAAGCCACTCCAGGAATTTCTCGACGAACAGGAACGCCAGGCGATTCTCGATGCGTTGCAAAAAACCCGTTACAACCGCACGGCAGCCGCGCGTTTGCTGGGTGTGACCTTCCGCTCACTGCGCTATAGGATGGAGCGGCTGGGGCTCAATGAAACCTCTGCCTAACTTGCTGCGCGGGCGGTCTGCTGCGTTGCGCGGTGCTCGGAAGTTCGCCTACCTCAACAGGTATGTCTCGCATCCTGCGCTCGGTGCGCCTTGCATCCCACTCCGCTCGCGGCGTTATGCAGAGGTTTCTCAATGAAGCTGCAATCTGAAGCGCTCGGCTCGCTCGATGCCGCAGGCTGGCTGACGGGGGCGCAGCGCATTGTCAGCCCCAATTGCGACGAGCGCCCACCCGGCACAACGATCGATCTCATCGTCATCCATGCCATCAGCCTGCCGCCGGGTGAATTCGGCGGCGGCGCGGTGATCGACCTATTTACCAACCGGCTCGATCCCGCTGGTCATCCTTACTTCGCCTCGCTTGCCGGAACGAGGGTGTCGGCACATTTCTTCGTGCGTCGCGATGGGAAGCTTTCCCAGTTCGTCTCCTGTCATGCGCGCGCCTGGCATGCCGGTGTGTCGTGCTGGCGTGGCCGCGAGCGCTGCAACGACTTTTCGCTTGGCATCGAACTCGAAGGAGACGATTTCACGCCGTTTTCCGACGCGCAATACGCAACGCTCGGCATCCTGCTCGAACGCTTGCGACATTTCTTCCCGTTGACCGAAATCGCTGGTCATGCCGACATCGCGCCAGGCAGGAAGATGGACCCGGGACCGTTCTTCGACTGGTCGCGCATTCCGCGCCTGACGTCTTGAACCGATCGCCACGATGCCTTGGCCGCTGCTCTGAAAACAGCAGGGGCGACGTGGCATGATCGCAACATGGTTGCGCAAATCTTTTCATTCCATGTGACATATATCTTGCATTGCCTGAATCGGGACACTACTATTAGTCGCAAATAGCCCTCTCCCTACTATATCTAGTAGGTCGAAACGACAGCCAACCGCAGAAGCCAAGAAAGGCGGGCATGCAGGATAAGATCAGGCGCACGACCGAAACGAGTGCAGCGCAAACCGGACGTCACACCGGACGCGATAACGCATTCCGCCGATCTCTTCCTCCCGTCATCGCCGCGAAATCCTCTCTCCTTGCTTTTCCCTCTCAGCGCTCGATGCTCGCAGAGTTGCCTGGCCGTGCTTCCGCGAAGCCTTCCAAAACAAAGGGATGGCCGTGGAAAGCCCTTGAATTCATCAATTCCGGTCCGCCGGCATTGTTGAATAATCCCCGTCGTAGTCACAGGCGGGGAGTTATCTTTCCCTTTCTCAAACATGCAATGGAGGTTCACTATGGCTGAAGAGAAGAAGGCCAAGAAGCCGGCGGCCGCGAAGAAGACGACTGCTGCGAAGCCGGCAGCGAAGAAGGCTGCACCGAAGAAGGCGGCGCCGAAGAAAGCGGCGGTGAAGAAGGCTGCACCGAAGAAGGCAGCGCCGAAAAAAGCTGCGGTGAAGAAGGCGGCGGCGAAACCCGCGGCGAAGAAGCCTGCGGCGAAGAAGGCTGCGGCGCCGAAGAAAGCGGCGGTGAAGAAGGCTGCACCGAAGAAGGCAGCGCCGAAAAAAGCTGCGGTGAAGAAGGCGGCGGCGAAGAAGCCTGCGGCGCCGAAGAAAGCTGCGGTGAAGAAGGCCGCACCGAAGAAGGCAGCGCCGAAAAAAGCTGCGGTGAAGAAGGCGGCGGCGAAACCCGCGGCGAAGAAGCCTGCGGCGAAGAAAGCGGCTGCCCCGAAGAAGGCCCCCGCCAAGCCTGCCCCGGCACCGGCCGCTGCCGCTCCTTCGACGGCTGCTGCGCCCGGCCTCAAGTCCGCGCTGAATCCTGCCGCGGCCTGGCCGTTCCCGACGGGCTCGCGTCCGTCCTGATCGATTCGCCGATCGAAGTGAGGGAGGCCGTGACCGGCCTCCCTTTTTATTTGCCCGAGAGCAGGCGTGACATGCGCTCGAGACCGAGGAGGAGCCGTTCGGCACTCGTCGTGTAAGCGAAACGCATATGGCGGTCGGGGGTGTTGTCGCCGAAGTCCCGACCGGGGGTCGCGGCGACGCCCGCATCCTCGAGCAGGCGCTTGGCGAGGCTGTCGCTCTCCTTGGCGAGTTCGCCGATGCCGGCATAGAGATAGAACGCCCCTTGCGGTTCCGTCATGATCTCGAAGCCGAGGGCGCGCAGGCCCGGCAACAACAGATCGCGCCGCGCGCGGAATTCCTGCCGGCGCGCTTCGCAGATCGCCAGCGTCTCGGGGGTAAAGGCGGCCAGCGCCGCATGCTGCGCGACGGTCGAGGGCGCGATGTAAAGATTCTGGGCGAGCTTCTCGATCGCGCGCACGAGGTCTGGCGGCACCACCAGCCAGCCGAGCCGCCACCCGGTCATGCCGAAGTATTTCGAGAAGCTGTTGATGACGATGATGTCATCCGAGACTTCCAGCGCGGTCCTTGCGTCGAGGCCATAGGTGAGGCCGTGGTAGATCTCGTCGACGATCAGTGTGCCGCCTCGTTCGCGCACGGTCTGCCACAGCGCCGCGAGTTCTGCAGGGTCGATCAGCGTGCCGGTGGGATTGGCCGGCGAGGCGACCAGCAGGCCGCGCGTGCGTGCCGTCCAGCCCGCGCCGACTTGTGCCGCGGTCGGCTGGAAATTCGTCGCCGCCGTGACGGGCAGCGGACGTGGCACGCCTTCGCAGAAGCGTACGAAATGACGGTTGCAGGGATAGCCCGGGTCGGTGAGCAGCCACTCATCGCCGGGCGTGACGAGTACGCCGAGCGCGAGCAACAAGGCTGCCGAAGCGCCCGCGGTGACGACGATGCGCGCCGGATCGACGCTGACGCCGTAGCGCGATGCATAGAAGCCGGCGATCGCCTCGCGCAGCTGCACTATGCCGAGCGCGGCGGTGTAATGCACATGGCCGCCGGCGAGGAAGCGTTGCGCGGCGTCGATCACCGGCTGTGGGGTGGGAAAGTCGGGCTCGCCGACCTCCATGTGCACGATGTCTCGCCCCTGCGCTTCGAGCGCCTGGGCCTGGTTCATCAGCTCCATCACATGGAAGGGCGCGATGCCTTCCATGCGTGCCGCCTGTTTCATCAGTCGATCAGCGCCAGTTCGAAGAGATCGCGTTTCAGGGCCAGCTGCCTGGGCAGCTTTTCGCCCAGCTTGGCGAACCACTCCTTGTGATCGGCGAGTTCCTGCTTCCAGGCGTCGGCGTCGATTTGCGTCAACGCCTCGAACTCGGCGCGGCTGATGTCGAGCCCCGTCCAGTCGATGTCCTCGAAGCGCGGCATCCAACCCAGTGCCGTCTCGCGAGCGCCGACTTTGCCTTGTACGCGGTCGACGATCCACTTGAGCACGCGCATGTTCTCGCCGAAGCCCGGCCACATGAACTCGCCCTTTTCGTCCATGCGGAACCAGTTGACGCAGAAGATCTTCGGCGTGTGTTCGACGACGTGGCCCATGCGTAGCCAGTGGTTGAAATAGTCGCCCATGTGATAACCGCAGAAAGGCAGCATCGCGAACGGGTCGCGGCGCACCACGCCCTGCTGGCCGAAGGCGGCGGCGGTGGTTTCCGAGCCGAGGGTTGCCGCCATATAGACGCCGAAA includes the following:
- a CDS encoding sensor histidine kinase, which codes for MARTPSAIQDLNNQARWRLLSYFSWYRLIVAGFFFGVMLLSSRPLNIGSQEPRLFLWTSGIYVILSIVALVGETRWRKAFDLQLSAQVMADIICLTLMLYASGGAKSGMAMMLIVVLVGAALVGQGRLVLFYAAAASLLLLAEQAWRVAFLQGDAGDFFYTGLTCIGLFGSAIAARLLANRMIANEELARRRGIELADQLRINERVIRDMQDGVLVVDVEGSVRQCNPRARALLGCTLAHPRSLEDFSPLLAEEFRLRKTRGIESERVIQVPWTGRDVRVRFLPPGEGGNALIFVEDVGRLQQEARQVKLAALGRLTANLAHEIRNPLSAISHAAELLADEPPGKGVERLTRIIIDNAQRLNRLVSEVVELGRRDRVNPETIELGEFFRHYLDERSLQDAGSAERIAIEVPAGRFVRFDRGHLHRIIANLLDNALRYASQSRGAVRVWFEESPAQDRLSLHIVDDGKGIDETERDRVFEPFFTTRSSGTGLGLYIARELCEANGARLFLLENAPGAHFCISFAPFRNETAETSVQA
- the ampD gene encoding 1,6-anhydro-N-acetylmuramyl-L-alanine amidase AmpD, which codes for MKLQSEALGSLDAAGWLTGAQRIVSPNCDERPPGTTIDLIVIHAISLPPGEFGGGAVIDLFTNRLDPAGHPYFASLAGTRVSAHFFVRRDGKLSQFVSCHARAWHAGVSCWRGRERCNDFSLGIELEGDDFTPFSDAQYATLGILLERLRHFFPLTEIAGHADIAPGRKMDPGPFFDWSRIPRLTS
- a CDS encoding histone H1-like DNA-binding protein codes for the protein MAEEKKAKKPAAAKKTTAAKPAAKKAAPKKAAPKKAAVKKAAPKKAAPKKAAVKKAAAKPAAKKPAAKKAAAPKKAAVKKAAPKKAAPKKAAVKKAAAKKPAAPKKAAVKKAAPKKAAPKKAAVKKAAAKPAAKKPAAKKAAAPKKAPAKPAPAPAAAAPSTAAAPGLKSALNPAAAWPFPTGSRPS
- a CDS encoding polyprenyl synthetase family protein, producing MQAVDAVIRRRLHSDVPLVRQIAEYIIAGGGKRLRPALLLLVAGAVGYRGTHHHELAAVVEFIHTATLLHDDVVDESTLRRGKETANAHFGNAASVLVGDFLYSRAFQMMVGVGQMRVMEVLADATNIIAEGEVLQLMNCHNADLSVDDYLQVVRYKTAKLFEASARLGAILGAAEPALEEGLAAYGMHLGTAFQIVDDVLDYSGQEEELGKSLGDDLAEGKPTLPLIHVMQNGNAEQAAVVRGALEHGGREAFPAVIRAVRETGALDAALEVARGEIALAGEALASLPHSQYREALLQLASFAVARRY
- a CDS encoding pyridoxal phosphate-dependent aminotransferase: MKQAARMEGIAPFHVMELMNQAQALEAQGRDIVHMEVGEPDFPTPQPVIDAAQRFLAGGHVHYTAALGIVQLREAIAGFYASRYGVSVDPARIVVTAGASAALLLALGVLVTPGDEWLLTDPGYPCNRHFVRFCEGVPRPLPVTAATNFQPTAAQVGAGWTARTRGLLVASPANPTGTLIDPAELAALWQTVRERGGTLIVDEIYHGLTYGLDARTALEVSDDIIVINSFSKYFGMTGWRLGWLVVPPDLVRAIEKLAQNLYIAPSTVAQHAALAAFTPETLAICEARRQEFRARRDLLLPGLRALGFEIMTEPQGAFYLYAGIGELAKESDSLAKRLLEDAGVAATPGRDFGDNTPDRHMRFAYTTSAERLLLGLERMSRLLSGK
- a CDS encoding sigma-54-dependent transcriptional regulator, which translates into the protein MTPRVLIVDDEADIRELLDMTLARMGLECDSAASVAEAKRLLRERAYQLCLTDMRMPDGDGLELVREIEAHYPTLPVAVITAHGSTENAVAALKAGAFDYLAKPVSLAQLRTLVKSALAVPESKAGTVARCQELLGRSPPIVQVRELIAKVAKSEAPVYISGESGSGKELAARLIHQGSRRRDEPFIAVNCGAIPENLMESEFFGYRKGAFTGADSEREGFFQAADGGTLFLDEVADLPLPMQVKLLRAIQEKHVRRVGATTEEPVNVRIICATHQDLRQLMEAGRFRQDLFFRLNVIEIHMPALRECREDVAEFAQRILERLATASGLPVPRLTSQAMAALMAYDFPGNVRELENILERALALHGGDVIDSEDLQLQPPKVGGAETAGIGGKPLQEFLDEQERQAILDALQKTRYNRTAAARLLGVTFRSLRYRMERLGLNETSA
- a CDS encoding PP0621 family protein: MSKLLLLLAILAFVVWLLVRQRKADTHREAPKPRPAEKMVICAHCGVHLPESEAVSFEGRHYCSAEHRQQGPAA